The DNA window GAAATTACATTTCTCTTCTGGCCTGAGATGCCATGGCCCTTCTCGGGTGGCTTGGGTGTTTGGAACCCTCATAACGTTTCCCGTCTGTAATGGCCTGGGTGCAGAGGAGGGGACTCTGTTTTGAGGTCTGTCCCCTTCtgagtttcagggcacctggggagggCGCAGGAAGTGGTATCTCACAGCTCCTGTTTTGATCTTGTTTGGCTGATTCTTCTGACCCTGGGAGCCAGGGGGCGCCCCCACCCTTTCTGCTTCCTGTATTACTCAGCTGGGCCTTGCAAAAGCAAAAGGCtttgccaaaaataatttttcaaagtgtcTCCTGCtattaatgtttttcataatgTCTCGTGTGAGAGCTGAGAGTCTAGGATTTGGCATCTACAGAAACCACAGGGCTTTGGGACAGATAAAAGAGATGGACAAAGACTTCCATTGTTCTGGGCTTTGGAGTAACTGGTAAAAGGGCTGCATTCCCCTGAGTGAGTGTCCTGTTCATTGTCAGTCCACAGGTCCTGAAATCAACTCCTTCTGCACCCCCATTTCCTGGTTCAGATCTCTGCATTTTCCTGTGCCTAAACTCTTGCCACGGCAGAATGTAATCAAGCCCACTGAGTTTAAGGTTTATCTTGCTGTAGTTTGGGAAGAAAACGAACAAGCCCAAAACATTACATCCTTACATTTCCCCCCATATACTCCCATTTTTGGGtagctcctctctccttccttactgtggttttaattcaATGTTTTGCCTCTTCcaactgtttttgtattttagccGTACCCCAGATTACTTTTCCATTCACAATGCAATAAAAGACAATTCAGGATAGCCCCTTCAGTGGGGATGAAGGGCCACCCAAGTCTGGGGattgaaaaaaatctcttgtCCACAGCTCCACCTTCCCAGACTCCCTGAGGCAGGGAAGAAAGTTGTagccaagttgttgcaaatggggcATGTAGTTTCCTGGTCTGAGCCCCAGCTACCCCGACTGAAACCCAGTGGTACAGTATGTGGGAAGAAGCACCCTTTACGGGCCTACCGTGGACCTTTTTTTGGCAGTCGCCCCCCCTGCCAGGAGCCCAGGGCTCAGAGAGCACGGGACCCCCAATGGGAAAAGGGAGCAAGGTGGAGGCCGTACACACCTGGTGCTGGTCCGAGGGCTTCAGCTCCTGCTTCTGCTTGGCTTTCCCCGGCCTCTGATCTGTTCTCCAGAAACACTACCGCCACACCGCAGAAGCGCCAACCCACAGCTCATCTGTGCTCTAGCAGAGGTTGCTTAGGGCTTGCAGCCAATCCCCCGCTGTGCTGTCATCTCAAGATCTCGTTTCCACTTTGCAGAACTTAGAACCCAACTGTGCCCCACTCTTGTTTTGGTATTGCCCAATACTGAGAGCCTGCTTTCTCGACTGCCCAAACCATCTCCCCTCTGAAGGTTGGACCTAGCTCAGGAGTATCAGCAGTGCCCCAGGCCCCACCACATCCAGTAGGCCCAGACTTAGCTTGGAGGTAGAGGCAATGGAGGGAGCTCCTCCTTGGGGTTCTCGCAGGGTTTGCCGTGGGCTGCCCTGCATGTGAAACTGAGAGATTCAAATCATGGAggccaaatggaaaaaataaaaggtctgAACTGGGTTGAATGTCAAGATCCCCGTTTGGGTCACATTCTTCCAGTTGGTTTTCCCAAATACCACAGTCTGGGGCTGCTCTTTCATCCAGGCTGAGGTCTCCACGGCAGGGGTAGAGGGCTGGATGATTTTGTTTTGAGGGAAGCAAGAGCCCTTAACTGACAAATCTGactatttttgttaaaaacaggAAGCTGGGGTGccggtggggaggagggagaaaagaagcgTGGGTATGCagaggggtgggaagaagggagggagaaaaccaCAACCAAAGGAGCTTCTGCCCGCCTGCCCTGCCCAGCGTGGAGTGAAACTGCCCGCAGAGGTGCCCTGAGAAGTGTGTCCTGTCCTCACTGAGCTCCAATGACTCAGGCTCTGACTGCACCTCAGTGCCTAGGACGTCACCAGAGATTTCGCCGCTTCCACACCCACCTGGAGCCCAGGTCCTCACTGTTGTCAGAGACCATTTCAAAGCACAGATCGGATCATTCATTCTCAGCTCAGTTCCGCAACTATTTCAGCCTGTGTGCTGCCGAAGAGAGCACAACTCCACAGCCCCTGACTGAGCTGCTTGTGAAGATGGGCGGAATCTTGCTAAGTGTAGGACTTTCAACCCAGATGCAGCGCCCTCCCAGTGCTACCTGCTGACCGCCTGGAGCAGCGTTTCTCACATGGGTAGCATGTGTTCTCACGGACCTGTGACACATATGCTTTTCCTTTAGGAAGGAGTCTCTGTGTTATTTACGTTTGACATACCCCATCAGTGGAAAAAGTTTAAGCTTCATAATTCCAGCGTCTTCGGAACTCCTCTGACATGATCCCTTCATTTCAGCCAAACTCAGCTGCACCCAACTGCTTGTTACACAGAGGCCTTATAATCATTCCGATTGCTTTGCCTTAAAtcccctttcctttctgctttttcttccccATCATCATTCCTACGTCTGCAACTGGTAGACTGTGCATCCTTCCAGGCTCAGCTAAAATGGTCCCTTTCCTTTGGATCCTACCCTGTTCCACCTCAGGCAGAAAAAttgcctccttctccttcctctgtgtcaCTTTGTAGAAACCCCTGTTACGGCTTTTCCACGCTGGGTTCGTGTTGTTTACtacccatctctctcttcctggctGAGACGCGAGCTCCTCAAGAGCAAGAACCCTACTTTTTGTCCCTGGAGCACAGGGCTCAGCACATAGTTGAAACTTAATCAAatgtctgttgaataaatgagatgATCTCAAATTAGTTCAGCACCGGAAACCACCTGGCATGCACAGCTGTCTGTCTCAGGCTTCTGCTCTGCTGATGCAAACGACCTTCCTTAACCACCGGGAGCCCCGAAACACAGACACTTAAATCCTGGTACAATGATATATGAGGAAGGAGGACCGAGCTTAGAAAGCTTCTTTTACATCACTGTAAACTTCTCAGTTTTGTTGTACACTGTCCCATCCCATCTTTCTGTCTAAATAGCAAACCATCTATGCTGTAGGGTTAGATGTCCACGGAGGCTTGTGAGTGTGTACATTCTCTTTGTACTCGGTGCCTTATGCCCCAGTGGCATAGCTCCCTGAACATAATATAGTCTAGAGGGTTTCCATGTGGTGTCTGAGGACCCCTGGGAATCCCTAAGACCTTTTCACTGGTTCTACGAGGGCTTCCCTTTTCCAGCTACGTATCCGTATGAGGCTGGATTTTCCTTTTCTACGCTTCAATGAAAACAATGTATTGCAACAGATGGAATGcagaagaaaatatgtgaatCTAGCTGTCTTCTGTTCAGACTTTAAAAAGACTtgcaaaagtataaaacaatgCTATTTCTCTtactatgttttcaaaaaatgtacttatctttcataaaaatatgtaatttagaTTCACACGCAATGggtttactatttttattttaaaatttatacatattttgagATTCCTATTTTCACTTCTAATATAGTAAATCTCAATATGGTAAATAGAAACAGTTCTTTGGGTttttcaataaactttttaaagagtaTAAAGCAATCTTGAGATTGAGACCCATATCGTGCCTCTGGGTCTTTCCTGTGCTGTATTTCCATCCCAGAATATAGTTCCCACTTCCACATTTGTCTGGAAAATACTTATGTAACTATAAATATTCCCTGGTTTTCCTATTCTCTggattcattccttccttcttgtgtGCTATTATATcctgaaaaacatttatttctgatgaTATCTCTGCATTGTTTAGGCATCTGTCTCCCTGACAAAACCACAAGCTCTCTAAAAGCAGGAACCCTGACTAATTAATCTTTTATTTCCAGTGCTCAGTACAGAAAACACGGtctatgaatatttgttgaacaaatggaCTAAAATAAGGAGGTCTGAATTTTAGTTTCAGTTCTGCCTGTAACTAGcgatgtgactttgggcaagtcacttgacctctctgacactcagtttcctcattggtaaaatgagaaaacttaGACTATGTGATATCTAAGGTCCTATCTCACTTTGACATTGATGTCTAAGCTGAATCGTGGGTGCATGATAGCTTGGCATTAATATTGGTGTGAATCCCATATAAAAATAGTTGACATTTACCACAGTTAGTAATAGCAACTGTATTGGGATCTTCCTCCTTTTATtccaacatattaaaaaatgggAATTCTTTCCAATTTTGGTTCTGGGTCTTCCCTGGGTATGGAACAGCATCACCCCAGCTAATGACCATGGATTTAGCTGAGCTCTCCCATGTATGTAACATCTTTGCCCTTTAGGCCTCAgcaacccccccaacccccccaccttGCCTCTTCAGTAGTGAGAAAACCCCTTGTCTTGCTGGGCTGATGTGGAAAGAAGAATGAGATGGGCACCCATAGAAGCCCATGAGTTTTGTTCAAGCAAAGATTTCATTCCCTTACCTTCCAAGAGCTGTCAGAGGCCCTTATCAGAGTGGACAGTAGGTCTTGGAGAATCACCATTTTCTGTTTTAGAACCAGTTCCCTTTGGAGGGCctcctggggggaaaaaatgcaagAAGGTAAGATTAACCTGGAGGAAGAAGGAGTAGATGGGTGGAGGAACTGAAGAGAGAGTTCACATGTTACTTACTTTGAGGTACTCAGAAAGCTGGATGATTtcctagagagaaagaaaaagggtatTCAAGAagactctaggggtgcctgagccccacctcagactctacactgacagtgtggcgcctgcttggggttctctctctctccctctctctctgcccctcccccactcatgctttttctctctctctctctctcaaaataaataaacttaaaaaaaaaagaggggtgtctgggtggctcagtcggttaagtgtccaactcttgatcttggctcaggtcatgatctctcggttcatgggatTGTGCTCTCATTGAGCTCTGtcctgatagcatggagcctgcttgggattctctttctctgaccctttcctgattgtgctttccctctctctcaaaataaacaaataagctttaaaaaaaaaattaaaaaaaaaaaaaaaaagaaggaagactcTAGGTTCCCTGAAACCCTGGAACATGGAACCAGAGCCAGGACTGGTTCGTGTCAAGTAAATTTCTTCCTTGGCTCAGAGTCCCTCCAGGCCCCTGTCCCTTTGCTTATCCAGGAAGAAGGCGTCCTTCCATCCCAGCTGTATTTACCATAGAATTCCAGAATGTCAGAACTTGGAAGAGCTGAGATATCATCTGAGTCAACCCCTTCAAAGTGAGGATTTTCTTACCTTATCTAGAACTGCAACTCCATAactgggaagagaagaaatagaataaaatgacaatggatcaaagaaaaaaaagcacatcagGAGCAGTGGGTCGATTCCTTCTCTGATCTCTTCTGAAGAGCCAGTAGGGTAGGGAAGGTCTTTCTCTCAGTTAAGGTGGGCATGGAAGTTCATCATGCTCCTTCTCCACACACTGGGTGAGGGTTCAAGCAGAGCTTATCAGAGTGGAATGGATGGGATGTAAGGAAGCTGGGGTCACATGGAAGTACTCACTTGGTTTGCTGACTGGCATCATTCTTAATTGTTGGCTGGGCTTCTTCTGCCTTTGTCTGAGTGCCTGAGCAATGGAGGATAAGGTGATTCAGAACCCATGGAGGAGGAAGTGGGAAGGGAGAGGCCTCTCCACTGCCAGCAAGCTGAGCCTGCTGTGGCAAGGTTTTCTGCAGGCtccagtgagggagggaggctcaGCTCTTACCACGGTGGTGTGTGGGTGGCTTCTTGATGGGAGAGTCCTGTGGTGAGAGGcccccagcctgggaggagaggTGAGCCAGATCCCTCTGGGTGCTTGAGGCAGGGTGACGCTGGGTTGGAAAGGCGTCAGAGCTGGTTCCTGACACCTGGAAAGCAAGTAGGGGATGCTGAAAGCCTAGAGCTTCTTACAGCGTGATTCTCCAGCAGATTGCAGAAAGATGAACCAGTGATCAAGTTTCAGATCCAGAAAGCCAAAGTAGCCCATTCCAACCTTCAAAACTACAAAGTTgtccctgctcctgccctctcTCGTCCTGGTTGGTGGGTATGGTTCTCCACAGACCAGGCAAATGGGGAGCTGGGCTTGTCTCTACTTACTGTCTCTAGAATCCCTGATCTACCTTGTTTGGTTTTAGCCATTTACACTGCCAGTATGGTGATGTGGAAAGAGGACTGGTCTTAGAGTGAGGGGGTCTGGGTTAGATCCTGCCTTTTCTACTAGGTCTTGGTCTCCTGtttgtgtatgagtgtgtgtaaTGTGGATGATCTCCCAGGCCCTTTCCATATTGGAGAGGTGGCTTCCTTCCTCTCAGTAGTAGCCGGAATACCACTGAGGTTTTGTGTGAAGAGACGTTAGAGCAGGGAGGTATGGGGAAGAGTGTGGTAGTAGCCATCACAATCTagtctgctcttttttttctttttaagtatatttatttatttttgagagagagagagaaagcatgagcggggggaggggcagagagagagggagagagagagaatcccaagcaggctctgcaccgtcagtgtggagcctgatgcggggcttaatctcatgaaccatgagaccatgacctgagctgaagtcggacacttaactgactaacctacccagatgcccctctagtctgctctttttgtattttctttatgcaAACTCAAAAATTCTAGGATTGTAACAGAACACTAAAAGGCTAAGAAATGCCTATAGTATCCAACCATGCAGACTGACTCAATCTCAGTAAAACTTTAAACAACCGATAGGCATAGGTAAAGTTTTTTAGTTAAATGTGTTTTcgttctttttctccttaaaaaaaatttttttaaacaaaaagcttTCAGAAACCTCTTGCCTTAGAAAGTACAcagttggttttattttacaattgGGCTCAAGGATCATTTTTGTGAACAGCACCTTCTATTGTGGCTAACAGATCCACTGGTTAAGAAGCCCTGAATGAACTTCTACTCTGGGTACGGAACCAGGCCAGGCACTTCCAGGGAATACGATGGACCCATCCCTGTTGTCAACATGCTCAGAACATGGATAGGAAGACACAGATGGTTTGCTGGCTGAGATCATCTCAGCACACCCTGATTTTTGCCAGCACTGCTCCTTCCCAGGCCAGAATGATGGGTGCTCTAAGTATTATTACACAATCTTAGAGGATTTATAACCTCATAAGGACCGCAGAGAGCAGAGGTGGCCTGGAGAAGCCAGAGAAAGCTTACTGGACCACGCAAGACCTTTACTGAGTGAATTTAGTACAAATGGAATGGTccaagtgaaagagaaaatgtagGTGGGTGCAacaggaggggtgtgtgtgtgtgtgtgtgtgtgtgtgtgtgtgtgtgtgtgtttctgagagGGGGCATCAAGAAGATGGGCCTGTGTccctggcatacagtaagcatatacagtatatatttgtGGAatgctggatgaatgaatgctgTAAAAGATATGTATAGATTGCCTAAATTTGAACTGATAAGTAGGAATTAGCAATGGACttactttctaaattattttttcttccctaaaaggcaaatgcaaaacaaaaaaatacctaaGCAAACAAAGACCCAAACAATAAAAGTCTCCGAATGAGTAAGTGGCTAAGGCGGACTGCTATATGATTAGGGAAGAAGGAACTTAATTTCAATCGCTTTTTAGTGACCTTGAGCCCACCCACGTGCCTGCCACCATCCAGAGCAGTGTGTCCCTTGACATGACCCACCTGCTGCCGGGGGGAGGAGGAGATCCTGCTGGCCCAAGACAAGGGCTCCTTGAGGTCAGTTGGCTGGCCTGGCCTCCTCGAGGGACCGTGCTCCTTGGCCCTGGGGCTCTGTGTCTTGCCTTTCTCCTCCACCTGCAGGTTCCTCCTCCTGAAGAACTCCTGTTGTCGTGCTCTCTGGAGCTGCTCTCTCTGCTGGGTCCTCAGCGCCTTCCCCACCTGGCGGCAAGTGGTCACATTGGGGCGGCAACGGCGGCTTTCACGGGTCTCTTGCCGGCGCTCACACTTGGCCTCATAGCTCTCGGCCCACCGGGCCAAGCCAGGGGAAGGCCTGGGGTCCAGGCTGATCATGATGACCTCCTGAGCACCTGTTGTGCTTGGCTTCCAGTTCCTGGAATAGCTGCCTGGGTCTGCCAAATGccaagagggaggagaaggggaggggtcaGGAGATGGGCAGAAAAAATGACTATCTCCCAGGACCAGGGGGCAGAAATAGCACAGCATCCCATGCATGTAGGTTGAAAACTGAGGAGGTGATGGTGTTGAACTGGGAATCAGGACTCCCGGGTTCAGTCTCCATACTAATTATGGAGC is part of the Felis catus isolate Fca126 chromosome F1, F.catus_Fca126_mat1.0, whole genome shotgun sequence genome and encodes:
- the TRAF3IP3 gene encoding TRAF3-interacting JNK-activating modulator isoform X2, whose protein sequence is MISLDPRPSPGLARWAESYEAKCERRQETRESRRCRPNVTTCRQVGKALRTQQREQLQRARQQEFFRRRNLQVEEKGKTQSPRAKEHGPSRRPGQPTDLKEPLSWASRISSSPRQQVSGTSSDAFPTQRHPASSTQRDLAHLSSQAGGLSPQDSPIKKPPTHHRGTQTKAEEAQPTIKNDASQQTNYGVAVLDKEIIQLSEYLKEALQRELVLKQKMVILQDLLSTLIRASDSSWKGQLNEDKLKCKLRSLENQLYTCTQKYSPWGMKKVLLEMEDQKNSYEQKAKESLQKVLEEKMSAEQQLQSAQRSLALAEQKCEEWRSQYEALKEDWKSLGTQHRELESQLHVLQSKLQGADSRDLQMNQALRLLENEHQELQAKIEHLQGDRDLYSSDTQHLQDQLKRSEEEKLALVAKVQQLQSLLQNQSLQLQEQEKLLTKKVQRTASGVRQPQ